CGTCCGTTGTGGCTGGACTCCATGTCGCCTGTGGTCATCTTCATTGGCTTCAGTTTCTTTATGACCAAACGCTGTAGATCTCAGGCTTGCTTTCAAAACTGTACAACGGAATATTAATAACACAATGTAAACTTAATGTGTAATATACAGGCAGTCTAACAAAAGCATAAAGTCATCAAGTTTACTTTCTGGTATGATGCGATTAATTtgacaaatgtcaaaatcccCTCTTGGGCGCCCCCTTTGATTTGTATTCCCATTTAGGACTTGTTGAGGCCAATACCAAGCGATTCATGCCGTGTTAACACTACGTGACCTTTCTTAAGCTTAATCTCGATATCAGTTGTTAccatttatgataattatgtacCATCAAGTACTATCAAGTCATCATCTGGGCGTACACGACAGTTGATCTACGAAACATCGAAGTCCAGTGCTGTCAACTAACCTGTTCAAGGCATTAGCTTGGCCAAAGGAGGGTCTGTTTTAATCCCTTCGGTATATTTTAACTGATGCCATCTGCTTGCTCTGTCTCTAAGATACGTGTTCGTCTGTTAGAAGTTAAAATCACGTTCTCGATTATTCGTTTCTTCGTGCTCTCGGTTAAAACTGATTCAGAACCCTTCCACTTAGATCGGGTGTTCGCCATCTTTGTTATGATGTTTCCAATTTCCCGCATCGCGCATGCGCAAAGGTACGCAGAGGTATTTGTTTACACACatcgaaaaataataatatgaaataactACTAGgttaatcaaatttattttatttttttcattaaattttaacaaattgttatggacacttctgaaatgtataattatcataaagTGCTTaactttttacatcattttaaatcgtatacccttttttatatattattttagtGGAAATCTagccatttagtccctttaatgTCTGAGCAGTATTTCGGTGTTCAATAAGTCTGATTATGATTGCTCTGTTAAATCCACACagaaagtttttaaaataaaaaggacATTTAAGGAAAGTTATCTCTTCTAAATATATCAGGTTTAAAACTCATTCTACCATTTAGCTGATGGTTATAGAAAAGGAATCGCCACAAACTTACACCGTTGTAGACGGATTGCTGTAAAGTTTGTATGCTATGTGTAAAATGTGTAGTATTTGTGGCGAGTAcggtgtgtgtgtatatatgaacatgtatatgtagtcTCGGGTAGACAAACGAGTGCATATGAGGTAGCTTCAAATAGAAATGACCTGTTAACAAGGAGTGTTTCTCATTGATACAATAACTGTGGACGCATCACACCATATTTCATGTACAGTGAATGGGTTTCATTTGATTGTATTTACTGTCGGTCTTCACACGTGTGTAGGGCAgtaaatatttacctgaaaTAGTCATTGAATTTGAAGGTGTtgtgttacatacagtgtatgaagtataataaagtaaaatacaacatacactatGTGATGTGTGTGGAACTGGTtattgtatacagtgtatttacatatacatcACATATTATTTGTGATTGTCGGTTTGTGGTTTGTAAAAACATTCAAGATAACTATACCACTTTAAGGTCAATAGGTCCAACAAATGATGAGCAAAATTAAAACCAAGAAACGAAACaggtaaaaatgttgatatatattggtacactcacgTCAAAATGAAAAAGTGCATATGCTAACTCAAATCTTGTGATAAAGACAAACAGCTCTtggatatttcaaaattttgtacatgtatattttgaaaaGAACCTTCAATTTAGACTTGCTTTGTTGTAAAACATCTCTCTTATAAGTTGTAGATCAATGTAATCCAACAAAAACGTTTAACGGGAAATGGTTCATTGCATGATGACTGAACAACTGCAGTATAAAGTATTGTTGGTGTATGGTAGTATATTGTTTTTCAGATACGGGACCTGTGAATTTCCtccgcagcctccaaaaacacacacacactacagCATTTACACGCATGTATCTCGCACACAGTAAAATCCGTACTGAAATGACATTATCTGTTCAAGCCATATTATTTGATCTtaccataaaaaacaaacaggTGTATACTACATAATCTTCATAAGTAATACGTAAAATATATCGGGGGAAATGGCTATAACTGTGCTGTATAGCAGTTTCGTGTTTCTAGGGCTCACCAGTGGCATTAAAGATTACCATCAGTATAgaaatcaaattcaaataaaaaaattgttgaatAATAAGGGACAAACTATTCAATTTGTGTAAATTTTCAGATTCCCATTGATATATGTTGTTCATCTGTTCTCTATgattaatatatctttatttaggacttatattttgttttcttatcgGATTTCTATTGATATTTCATAGGAGAGTTCAGAGGTCATTCAAACGTGATCTAATTAATTTGTTTAGGAATTTCAAAGACTCAAATACATGAAATGTCGACACTTTTCGAAAACCTTTTTCATGACTTGCAGTATCATTAATAATCCTCCTTTACTTAACAGGatttctaaaaaaatatttttttttatatgaacatatcaacctagttgtctcccttaacaTGTAAACGAGCCAAACGATATCCGTGTGTTGTCTACAGATGTAAAAACCAGGAAGAATGTTATCTTATTTCACCAGTTCGGAGGCTAAAATGTGTAAGTGTATCCATATATAGACCTATATACAACATTTTAGATGTTGGATatctattttttcaacatttagttgtacattttgtaagaaTACGTATTATGTGTAGTCTACACCAACATAAACAGAAAGTACATTCAGTTTTCACTAGAGACTAAATCGTatttacacactgtaatatgtATTGTGTTTAACATGGCGTTTTAGATAAAATAATCATTTCTATTGTGATGTACGTGTAGGTGTACTGTTGTAAATGATATAGTCTGTGTATTTGAATAGGTTTCTCTACCGGAAGTGGATACCACACAAGGGCAATCTGCTATCGTAATGATGAATCGTTATAACAACGGTTTGAGAGAAGAGGAAAGGTATGGAAGtttcaaaactaattattacatattaaatgagtaaatatttaaatgtcatttttcaAAACTTACCATCCCATTATAGACATATGGAAATCGAAAGtagattattttgttattgttgatgTTCAACAACGAAAAGTGGCTTGACGGTATATATTTACTTAAGTTTAAGCAAATTATGCCTACTTTTACCAAGGACTAAGCAATATGTATGTTaagtttttaaacatttacacaACAACATGTCAATATTTTTCAGATACTTTACCAAAACATGTCCCAGCAGATATTAGTCATTTACGACCCCAATATAACTAATTTTCTTCCGAAGCAATAATGAACCCATCTTCGATTAAATATAATGGCAACAGCTTATGTTCTTTAAAGAAACTGGAAGGAATTCTACAGAAGTTGTTATAGAGTACATGTACTAACTGTCAGcagatatttttcttttaaaaaatccaaaAGGTGTAATTATTTGACTTGTCAATGTTCTATCTTCAAGTAATTTGTCTATATTTAGTAATATTTGTACTTAAAGCAACATTAACAGTTCTGTGGTCTATGATCAACCTTaatggtacagtgtacattgtatatgattatACTTAGAATTAATCAGTGGCACTGATCAAAGACTAGTGAAATgatttaagttttgtttttaacttgcAGATAAACAAGCAATAGGCATGGCAGAGGCTCATGTAGACAATCGATCTTTCAAATGTCTGATATGTCTCCATGAATGTAACACACCCCGACAGCTACCATGTTTTCACACGTTTTGCACGGGTTGTTTGGACACCTATATCAATTCTGAATACGTCACAGAAGATAACAGGACGTACTTCCCCTGTCCGGTATGCGAAAGTCCATGTTACCGTCACGACAAGAATGCTCCCGTTAGCTCGTGGGCCGGTTCGTTTCCTCGGAATCAGCTTTTTGCTTCCTCAACGTTCAAAGAGACAGAATCAGGTCAGACATTCTGCCACGGATGTCTAACTGACGACGAAGAGAACGTTGCTTCCTTCTGGTGTAAAGCATGCTCGGAAGCCTTGTGTCAGCCATGTCGCGTTGCACACCGACGAAGCAAATTACTTTCGACTCACAAAGTTATTGCCATAGACGAGGTTTCTAAGACAGATATACGCATGCCTGTATCCATTGTCAACACGTGTCCTCGTCATACGGGGAAGACGATCGAAGTATACTGCCACAACCACAACGCCTTATGCTGTGTTCTGTGCGTGACACTGTCACATAGAATGTGTACGCAGGTCAGTAGCCTTGAAGATACTACAATGATGTTCTCACTTGATCTCATCGAATGTGAGTTAGGCAAGATGAAGGACGAGTCAAAAACAATTGTTGAAGAGGACGAAAACAAACTGACCACTCTCGAAGACGATTACCAGAAAATGACCAGTAATATGGCCATGATGATCAAGAAAGCGAAAGATAAGATGGGTGATCTCCACCAACGTTTTCAAACCGGGTTAGACGTAACATACCGACGTCATCGAGAAAGTCTACATGAACGCTTACGCACCAATAGGATATTTCAAGCAAACATTGAAAACACCAACCAACTGATGAGGGTggtgaaagaaaaaaatcctgtcgttgatatatttattgtaacGGAACAATCCAAGACACAACTCCTAAGTCACGTGCGGCGTTTACAGCAGAAGACTggagacaaacacaacacaTTTGAATTGAAGATTAGATATGACGACGTATTAGAG
This window of the Pecten maximus unplaced genomic scaffold, xPecMax1.1, whole genome shotgun sequence genome carries:
- the LOC117321303 gene encoding E3 ubiquitin-protein ligase Midline-1-like; this encodes MAEAHVDNRSFKCLICLHECNTPRQLPCFHTFCTGCLDTYINSEYVTEDNRTYFPCPVCESPCYRHDKNAPVSSWAGSFPRNQLFASSTFKETESGQTFCHGCLTDDEENVASFWCKACSEALCQPCRVAHRRSKLLSTHKVIAIDEVSKTDIRMPVSIVNTCPRHTGKTIEVYCHNHNALCCVLCVTLSHRMCTQVSSLEDTTMMFSLDLIECELGKMKDESKTIVEEDENKLTTLEDDYQKMTSNMAMMIKKAKDKMGDLHQRFQTGLDVTYRRHRESLHERLRTNRIFQANIENTNQLMRVVKEKNPVVDIFIVTEQSKTQLLSHVRRLQQKTGDKHNTFELKIRYDDVLEKVNNVMTTVGRLEVSSSLSSSSQDSLTSIRQIIDTLHTTSSVTSFSESTSSSDMLSDVGHVAVPSSSIAPRIDVWTGSLSLVKSVHKGSIGGLVTPWLTGGVFIEGEGLLATDYNNKKLLLFDDSYEYLRHYDMDNSPIDITRGFEPNQLLMTQTNGSIIRCTFRDGVLTTVDSIRSYPSQWGIDTLGDNVLIGTDYSVKISTSDFKQVSSIPNLSYSTYVAASTRGLLCHRDEDVIVCRSRDGTEVFRHMCKGIKQPRGIVVDQDGNVYVCGMKSGDIHLISHDGFKDRILLPRMSGITQPFAVVLHPTRQEIIVTSRRENVAFEVYKFCDQ